The Ciona intestinalis unplaced genomic scaffold, KH HT000068.2, whole genome shotgun sequence genome contains a region encoding:
- the LOC101242203 gene encoding sushi, von Willebrand factor type A, EGF and pentraxin domain-containing protein 1 isoform X5, with protein sequence MWNPLAVVIVVCLLLLEVSAYPHCGVSHLSRRPCGRPAIDRFNCLQRGCCYDRNAVHINIRCYYKASTLSFGNQVIGPSTTPTSTPVTTQTTSAAPSASQLIMQSLALITSNGADYTTALALLAREILGTNVYSTIEFAQKYGDDYLLLQIISAAEGKSPPNQAKLLHHGGENGYPGSQVLSQCSPQNRNNTCGNPFYTTRSSCLRWNCCWDFASRSCYHSTNNIIYMRRRCPPGFTNPPKCIEINECLSNPCMNNGVCVDKINGYKCICPISPAGPNCEIYCATPQSPRNGAVTPVKQFYNANDIVRYSCNVGYDLFGRSENVCTRSGQWSTSTPHCLEACGKPTDIANGRYSPVLTPPYYKINQVVTYACDANYVLQGSPVIICQINGQFTQTRASCIPVVVKCSNPPALLNGQFISAIEYAVNAQVRYTCNTGYRLDNSDVITCQTSGQFTSLTAVCTKVCTTPPTLANGDFTVKNNANQYDINTVLTYTCNSGYRLDNSPTITCQASGQFTALTAVCTRVIKCTNPPALMNGLYSPQQNSYSVNDVITYTCNNGYKINNSPTITCQASGQFTALAATCTKVCSTPPTLANGDFTVKNNANQYDINTVLTYTCNSGYRLDNSPTATCQASGKFTALTAVCTKVCSTPPTLANGDFTVKNNANQYDINTVLTYTCNSGYRLDNSATVTCQASGQFTALTAVCTTVCLIPPPLPNGAYSPTRNPVIFNVNEIITYTCNANFKLKGSNTVRCETNGQYTTLAATCASDDKCGGPPLLTNGEYSPVKTPLEYNINENVVYTCNSGYRLDNSDTITCQAANQWSTLSAVCTKVCLTPPTLTHGSYTPVNNPLKYDINTVLTYTCGSGFLLENSDKITCTSTGQWSALAATCTRVCTAPPALANGDYSPKNNPVVYRIGDTVTYTCGSGYTLSSSATSTCQSTGQWVAPTATCVKVCLTPPSLTNGAYMPVTAEYAVHAVVTYTCNNGYKLENVNSISCPASGTWPALPTTCTRICSTPPTLANGDFTVKNNANQYDINTVLTYTCNGGYRLDNSPTITCQASGKFTALAATCTKVCTTPPTLANGDFTVKNNANQYDINTVLTYTCNSGYRLDNSPTATCQASGQFTKLTAVCTKVCSTPPTLTNGDFTVKNKANQYDINTVLTYTCNGGYRLDKSPTITCQASGKFTSLGAVCTRVCTTPPTLANGDFTVKNNANQYDINTVLTYTCNSGYRLEKSPTVTCQASGKFTSLAAVCTTVCSTPPTLANGRFTVKNNANQYDINTVLTYTCNSGYRLDNSATITCQASGQFTSLAATCTKVCSTPPTLANGDFTVKNNANQYDINTVLTYVCNSGYRLDNSATITCQASGKFTALAATCTKVCTTPPTLANGDFTVKNNANQYDINTVLTYTCNSGYRLDNSATVTCQASGQFTALAATCTKVCTTPPTLANGDFTVKNNANQYDINTVLTYTCNSGYRLDNSATVTCQASGQFTSLAATCTKVCSTPPTLANGDFTVKNNANQYDINTVLTYTCNSGYRLDNSATVTCQASGQFSSLAATCTKVCSTPPTLANGDFTVKNNANQYDINTILTYTCNSGYRLDNSATVTCQASGQFTSLAATCTKVCLAPPVLSNGEFTPINNPAYYNINSQVTYTCNSGYRLDNSPTITCQASGQFTALAATCTKVCLAPPTLTNGQFSPVNTPAQYDINAVLTYTCNAGYKLENSPTITCQSTGQFTALSATCTRVCTTPPTLANGDFTVKANQYDINTVLTYTCNSGYRLDNSATATCQASGQFTTLTAVCTKVCSTPPALTNGDFTVKNNANQYDINTVLTYTCNSGYRLDNSATVTCQASGQFTTLTAVCTKVCSTPPTLANGDFTVKNNANQYDINTVLTYTCNSGYRLDNSATVTCQASGQFTSLAAVCTKVCSTPPTLANGDFTVKNNANQYDINTVLTYTCNSGYRLDNSATITCQASGQFTSLAATCTRVCSTPPTLANGDFTVKANQYDINTVLTYTCNSGYRLDNSATVTCQASGQFTSLAATCTKVCSTPPTLANGDFTVKNNANQYDINTVLTYTCNSGYRLDNSATVTCQASGQFTSLAATCTKVCTTPPTLANGDFTVKNNANQYDINTVLTYTCNSGYRLDNSATVTCQASGQFTSLAATCTRVCLTPPTLANGDFTVKNNANQYDINTVLTYTCNSGYRLDNSATVTCQASGQFTALTAVCTRVCSTPPTLANGDFTVKNNANQYDINTVLTYTCNSGYRLDNSATITCQASGQFTAFTAVCTKVCTTPPTLANGDFTVKNNANQYDINTVLTYTCNSGYRLDNSATVTCQASGQFTSLAAVCTLICGEPPIPANGVYAVVKTPPIFNIGDQISYSCNNGFILQGTRVNTCFEHWFV encoded by the exons ATGTGGAATCCATTGGcggttgttattgttgtgtgTTTATTACTATTAGAAGTTTCAGCTTACCCGCATTGTGGTGTCTCTCACTTATCACGAAGACCATGCGGTCGTCCAGCCATTGACCGGTTTAATTGCTTACAACG CGGTTGTTGCTACGACAGAAATGCGGTTCATATCAATATTCGGTGTTATTATAAAG CTTCAACGCTCTCTTTCGGCAACCAAGTGATCGGGCCTTCAACAACACCAACATCAACACCGGTTACAACCCAAACCACATCGGCGGCTCCATCCGCAAGCCAACTAATCATGCAATCCCTCGCCTTGATTACTTCTAACGGCGCTGATTACACGACGGCGCTCGCGTTACTGGCGAGAG AGATTCTTGGAACGAATGTTTACAGTACGATAGAGTTTGCTCAAAAGTATGGAGACGATTATCTACTCTTGCAAATAATCA GTGCAGCAGAAGGAAAATCTCCCCCCAACCAAGCCA AGTTATTGCACCACGGCGGCGAAAATGGATATCCAGGAAGTCAAGTTCTTTCCCAATGCAGTCCACAGAACCGGAATAATACTTGCGGTAATCCTTTCTACACAACCAG atcGAGTTGCCTGCGATGGAACTGTTGTTGGGACTTCGCTTCAAGAAGTTGCTACCATTCCACGAATAACA TTATTTACATGAGACGTCGATGTCCACCTGGTTTTACAAACCCACCAAAATGCATTG aaataaatgaatgtttgTCAAACCCATGTATGAACAACGGTGTGTGTGTGGACAAGATTAATGGATATAAATGTATCTGCCCAATCTCCCCTGCTGGTCCAAATTGTGAAATAt ATTGCGCTACACCCCAAAGTCCCAGAAATGGAGCTGTGACCCCAGTTAAGCAGTTTTACAACGCAAACGATATTGTAAGATATTCGTGTAATGTTGGATACGATTTATTTGGAAGATCAGAAAATGTTTGCACAAGAAGTGGGCAGTGGTCGACTTCAACACCCCACTGCTTGGAAG CTTGTGGCAAACCAACCGATATCGCAAATGGTCGATACTCTCCTGTATTAACCCCACCATACTACAAGATCAACCAAGTTGTAACATATGCTTGTGATGCAAACTATGTACTGCAAGGATCTCCTGTTATTATATGCCAGATAAATGGACAATTCACGCAAACACGAGCTTCTTGCATACCag ttgttGTAAAATGTAGCAACCCACCAGCATTGTTAAATGGACAGTTTATTTCTGCAATTGAATACGCTGTCAATGCACAAGTGAGGTATACTTGTAATACTGGTTATAGACTTGATAACAGCGATGTTATTACGTGTCAAACTAGTGGACAGTTCACTTCACTCACTGCTGTCTGTACTAAAg tttgtaCAACACCACCTACACTGGCCAATGGGGATTTTACTGTGAAGAATAATGCAAACCAATATGATATCAACACTGTATTAACATATACATGCAACAGTGGTTATCGACTGGATAACAGCCCAACAATTACATGTCAAGCTAGTGGACAATTTACTGCTTTAACTGCCGTTTGTACTAGAG TTATAAAATGCACCAACCCTCCTGCACTGATGAATGGACTATACAGCCCACAACAGAATTCATACAGTGTGAATGATGTTATCACGTACACTTGTAATAATGGGTACAAGATTAACAATAGTCCAACCATAACATGCCAAGCTAGTGGACAATTTACTGCACTTGCTGCCACTTGTACTAAAG tTTGTTCAACACCCCCTACACTGGCCAATGGAGATTTTACTGTGAAGAATAATGCAAACCAATATGATATCAACACTGTATTAACATATACATGCAACAGTGGTTATCGACTGGATAACAGTCCAACAGCAACATGTCAAGCTAGTGGAAAATTTACTGCTTTAACTGCTGTTTGTACAAAAG tttgttcAACACCACCTACACTGGCCAATGGAGATTTTACTGTGAAGAATAATGCAAACCAATATGATATCAACACTGTATTAACATATACATGCAACAGTGGTTATCGATTGGATAACAGTGCAACAGTAACATGTCAAGCTAGTGGACAATTTACTGCTTTAACTGCTGTTTGTACAACAG TTTGTTTGATCCCACCCCCATTACCCAATGGAGCATATTCACCAACCAGAAACCCTGTAATTTTTAATGTGAATGAAATCATTACATATACTTGTAATGCTAATTTCAAATTGAAAGGAAGCAACACAGTAAGATGTGAAACAAACGGTCAATACACGACACTTGCTGCTACTTGTGCTTCAG ATGATAAATGTGGAGGTCCACCTTTACTCACTAATGGTGAATACAGTCCTGTGAAGACCCCACTTGAATACAACATTAATGAGAATGTAGTTTATACATGCAACAGTGGTTATCGCTTGGATAACTCAGACACCATAACATGCCAAGCTGCAAATCAATGGTCAACATTATCCGCAGTTTGCACAAAAG TTTGTCTCACCCCTCCCACGCTGACACATGGTTCATACACCCCTGTAAACAATCCACTTAAGTATGATATCAACACGGTACTAACATATACTTGTGGAAGTGGATTTCTTCTTGAAAACAGCGACAAAATAACTTGTACATCCACTGGACAATGGTCCGCACTAGCTGCAACATGCACAAGGG TTTGCACAGCACCTCCGGCGCTTGCTAATGGAGACTATTCTCCAAAAAACAACCCAGTTGTTTATCGCATTGGTGATACTGTAACTTACACTTGTGGTAGTGGATACACTCTCAGCAGCAGTGCTACAagcacctgtcaatcaactgGCCAATGGGTGGCTCCTACAGCTACTTGTGTTAAAG TTTGTTTGACGCCACCTTCATTAACAAATGGAGCATACATGCCCGTCACTGCAGAGTATGCCGTACATGCTGTAGTCACCTACACTTGCAACAATGGATATAAATTAGAGAACGTTAATTCTATATCCTGCCCTGCTAGTGGAACTTGGCCAGCATTGCCAACTACATGCACTAGAA TTTGTTCAACACCACCTACACTGGCCAATGGAGATTTTACTGTGAAGAATAATGCAAACCAATATGATATCAACACTGTATTAACATATACATGCAACGGTGGTTATCGACTAGATAACAGTCCAACAATTACATGTCAAGCTAGTGGAAAATTTACTGCACTTGCGGCTACTTGTACTAAAG tttGTACAACCCCACCTACACTGGCCAATGGAGATTTTACTGTGAAGAATAATGCAAACCAATATGATATCAACACTGTATTAACATATACatgcaacagtggttataGACTGGATAACAGTCCAACAGCAACATGTCAAGCTAGTGgacaatttacaaaattaactgCTGTATGTACTAAAG TCTGTTCAACACCACCTACACTTACCAATGGAGATTTTACTGTGAAGAATAAAGCAAACCAATATGATATCAACACTGTATTAACATATACATGCAACGGTGGTTATCGACTAGATAAGAGTCCAACAATAACATGTCAAGCTAGTGGAAAATTTACTTCACTTGGAGCAGTTTGTACACGTG TTTGTACAACCCCACCTACACTGGCCAATGGAGATTTTACTGTGAAGAATAATGCAAACCAATATGATATCAACACTGTATTAACATATACATGCAACAGTGGTTATCGACTGGAAAAGAGTCCAACAGTAACATGTCAAGCTAGTGGAAAATTTACTTCACTTGCAGCTGTTTGTACAACag TATGTTCAACGCCACCTACATTAGCCAATGGACGTTTTACTGTGAAGAATAATGCAAACCAATATGATATCAACACTGTATTAACATATACATGCAACAGTGGTTATCGATTGGATAACAGTGCAACAATAACATGTCAAGCTAGTGGCCAATTTACTTCGCTTGCAGCTACTTGTACTAAag TTTGTTCAACACCACCTACACTGGCCAATGGAGATTTTACTGTGAAGAACAATGCAAACCAATATGATATCAACACTGTATTAACATATGTATGCAACAGTGGTTATCGACTGGATAACAGTGCAACAATAACATGTCAAGCTAGTGGAAAATTTACTGCACTTGCAGCTACTTGTACAAAAG TTTGTACAACACCACCTACACTGGCCAATGGAGATTTTACTGTGAAGAATAATGCAAACCAATATGATATCAACACTGTATTAACATATACATGCAACAGTGGTTATCGATTGGATAACAGTGCAACAGTAACATGTCAAGCTAGTGGACAATTTACTGCATTAGCAGCTACTTGTACAAAAG TTTGTACAACACCACCTACACTGGCCAATGGAGATTTTACTGTGAAGAATAATGCAAACCAATATGATATCAACACTGTATTAACATATACATGCAACAGTGGTTATCGACTGGATAACAGTGCAACAGTAACATGTCAAGCTAGTGGACAATTTACTTCACTTGCAGCTACTTGTACTAAAG TTTGTTCAACACCACCTACACTGGCCAATGGAGATTTTACTGTGAAGAATAATGCAAACCAATATGATATCAACACTGTATTAACATATACATGCAACAGTGGTTATCGACTGGATAACAGTGCAACAGTAACATGTCAAGCTAGTGGACAATTTTCTTCACTTGCAGCTACTTGTACtaaag TTTGTTCAACACCACCTACACTGGCCAATGGAGATTTTACTGTGAAGAATAATGCAAATCAATATGATATCAACACTATATTAACATATACATGCAACAGTGGTTATCGACTGGATAACAGTGCAACAGTAACATGTCAAGCTAGTGGTCAATTTACTTCACTTGCAGCTACTTGTACGAAAG TTTGTCTTGCACCTCCTGTCCTGAGTAATGGAGAGTTTACTCCGATTAACAATCCTGCATATTATAACATTAACTCgcaagttacatatacatgCAACAGTGGTTATCGACTAGATAACAGTCCAACAATAACATGTCAAGCTAGTGGACAATTTACTGCTCTTGCTGCAACTTGTACTAAAG TATGCTTGGCACCACCCACTTTGACAAATGGACAGTTCAGTCCTGTGAATACACCAGCTCAATATGATATCAATGCTGTGCTAACCTACACATGCAACGCCGGGTATAAACTGGAAAACTCACCCACCATAACATGCCAAAGCACTGGGCAGTTCACTGCACTATCAGCTACTTGTACAAGAG TATGTACAACACCACCTACACTGGCCAATGGAGATTTTACTGTGAAGGCAAACCAATATGATATTAACACTGTATTGACATATACATGCAACAGTGGTTATCGACTGGATAACAGTGCAACAGCAACATGTCAAGCTAGTGGACAATTTACAACATTAACTGCTGTTTGCACAAAAG TCTGTTCAACACCACCTGCACTGACCAATGGAGATTTTACTGTGAAGAATAATGCAAACCAATATGATATTAACACTGTATTAACATATACATGCAACAGTGGTTATCGACTGGATAACAGTGCAACAGTAACATGTCAAGCTAGTGGGCAATTTACTACATTAACTGCTGTTTGTACCAAag TTTGTTCAACACCACCTACACTGGCCAATGGAGATTTTACTGTGAAGAATAATGCAAACCAATATGATATCAACACTGTATTAACATATACATGCAACAGTGGTTATCGACTGGATAACAGTGCAACAGTAACATGCCAAGCTAGTGGACAATTTACTTCGCTTGCAGCTGTTTGTACTAAAG TTTGTTCAACACCACCTACACTGGCCAATGGAGATTTTACTGTGAAGAATAATGCAAACCAATATGATATCAACACTGTATTAACATATACATGCAACAGTGGTTATCGACTGGATAACAGTGCCACAATTACATGTCAAGCTAGTGGACAATTTACTTCGTTGGCAGCTACTTGTACCAGAG TATGTTCAACACCACCCACACTGGCCAATGGAGATTTTACTGTGAAGGCAAACCAATATGATATTAACACTGTATTAACATATACATGCAACAGTGGTTATCGACTGGATAACAGTGCAACAGTAACATGTCAAGCTAGTGGACAATTTACTTCACTTGCAGCTACTTGTACTAAAG TTTGTTCAACACCACCTACACTGGCCAATGGAGATTTTACTGTGAAGAATAATGCAAACCAATATGATATCAACACTGTATTAACATATACATGCAACAGTGGTTATCGACTGGATAACAGTGCAACAGTAACATGTCAAGCTAGTGGACAATTTACCTCGCTTGCAGCTACTTGTACTAAAG tttgtacAACACCACCTACACTGGCCAATGGAGATTTTACTGTAAAGAATAATGCAAACCAATATGATATCAACACTGTATTAACATATACATGCAACAGTGGTTATCGACTGGATAACAGTGCAACAGTAACATGTCAAGCTAGTGGACAATTTACTTCACTTGCAGCTACTTGTACCAGAG TTTGTTTAACACCACCTACACTGGCCAATGGAGATTTTACTGTGAAGAATAATGCAAACCAATATGATATCAACACTGTATTAACATATACATGCAACAGTGGTTATCGACTGGATAACAGTGCAACAGTAACATGTCAAGCTAGTGGGCAATTTACTGCTTTAACTGCTGTTTGTACAAgag TTTGTTCAACACCACCTACACTGGCCAATGGAGATTTTACTGTGAAGAATAATGCAAACCAATATGATATCAACACTGTATTAACATATACATGCAACAGTGGTTATCGACTGGATAACAGTGCAACAATAACATGTCAAGCTAGTGGACAATTTACTGCTTTTACTGCTGTCTGCACTAAAG TTTGTACAACACCACCTACACTGGCCAATGGGGATTTTACTGTGAAGAATAATGCAAACCAATATGATATCAACACTGTATTAACATATACATGCAACAGTGGTTATCGACTGGATAACAGTGCAACAGTAACATGTCAAGCTAGTGGACAATTTACTTCACTTGCAGCTGTTTGTACATTAA tttgtgGTGAACCACCTATACCAGCCAATGGAGTTTACGCTGTTGTTAAAACTCCCCCAATATTCAACATTGGAGACCAGATATCTTACTCATGTAACAACGGATTCATCTTGCAAGGCACAAGAGTAAATACATGCTTTGAACACTGGTTTGTTTGA